From the genome of Myripristis murdjan chromosome 22, fMyrMur1.1, whole genome shotgun sequence, one region includes:
- the si:dkey-87k14.1 gene encoding leucine-rich repeat transmembrane protein FLRT2 — protein MEIQWRLWNKDWASFLRPWIPILLGLHLQFSRASNCPEECRCDRTFVYCNERSLTSVPLGIGEGYKTLYLHNNQINNAGFPLELHHVASVETVYLYGNQLDEFPINLPKNVKVLHLQENNIQTISKAALAQLLWLEELHLDDNSISTVGVEEGAFREAVSLKMLFLTKNHLSSVPIGLPEDLKELRLDENRIAIIAEEAFRNVTRLERLLLDGNLLTDEGIAPGTFQDLATLRELSLARNSLTYPPPFLPGEVLVKLNFQENQINRIPVTAFVGLHKLERLDISNNQLQSLTQGVFDGLVSLRQLTVRNNLWLCDCSIKWVVSWLKSLPASLNVRGFMCQKPERVRGMVIRELSAELVQCPQSTPVAPLPTHLPTSPADSILTPSPLPSIDFPSVTQYFPPSSKQPSFPTMPTLHPVYPTREGVPRTKQPLDPRRETLQVTFAILNGSAIHVSWVAAFPVTAYKVTWARMGPSLTGDTVRERMVGGEHRGIRLANLEPKSTYRICVIPLDAFNNYRPKDDTVCTEATTTAASFSPDNKRPSGPEQATQQDPSSPFLLAGLIGGAVIVVLVVLLSIFCWHMHKKGRSKSSTKWKYNRGRRKDDYCEAGTKKDNSILEMTETSFQIVSLNNEQLLKGDFRIQPIYTPNGGIGFRDCPLGNNSTVYCKNNVQDAEFVAHDGFGKHQEPLY, from the coding sequence ATGGAGATACAGTGGCGTTTATGGAATAAGGACTGGGCCTCCTTTTTAAGGCCATGGATACCCATACTGCTAGGCCTTCACCTCCAATTCTCCCGGGCATCCAACTGTCCTGAGGAGTGCCGCTGCGATCGCACCTTTGTTTACTGCAATGAGCGGAGCCTGACCTCAGTGCCTCTGGGAATTGGTGAGGGTTACAAAACCCTCTACCTCCACAACAACCAAATCAATAATGCCGGCTTCCCTTTGGAACTCCACCATGTGGCTTCTGTGGAAACTGTGTATCTCTATGGCAACCAGCTGGATGAATTCCCCATCAACCTACCCAAAAACGTGAAGGTTCTCCACCTCCAAGAGAACAACATTCAGACTATCTCCAAAGCGGCTCTGGCTCAACTTCTCTGGCTGGAAGAGCTGCATCTGGATGATAATTCCATATCAACTGTAGGTGTGGAGGAGGGGGCCTTCCGAGAGGCGGTGAGCCTAAAGATGCTCTTCCTCACCAAAAATCACCTGAGCAGCGTGCCTATTGGTCTTCCGGAGGATCTAAAGGAGCTGAGATTGGATGAGAACCGCATTGCAATTATTGCAGAGGAGGCATTTAGGAATGTCACCCGCCTGGAGCGCCTCCTGTTGGATGGAAACCTGTTGACAGATGAAGGGATTGCACCAGGGACCTTCCAGGACCTGGCAACCTTAAGGGAGCTGTCACTGGCCCGCAACTCACTCACCTACCCACCCCCATTCCTTCCAGGGGAGGTTCTGGTCAAGTTAAACTTCCAGGAGAATCAGATAAATAGGATCCCTGTGACGGCCTTTGTGGGATTGCACAAGCTTGAGAGGCTGGATATTTCCAACAACCAGCTGCAGTCACTGACACAGGGGGTCTTTGATGGCCTCGTCAGCCTCAGACAGCTTACTGTTCGGAACAACCTTTGGCTATGTGACTGCAGCATCAAATGGGTTGTATCATGGCTTAAATCGCTGCCAGCCTCACTCAATGTGCGTGGGTTCATGTGCCAAAAGCCTGAGAGGGTCCGGGGCATGGTGATCAGGGAGCTGAGTGCTGAGCTGGTCCAGTGCCCACAGAGCACCCCAGTGGCACCGCTGCCCACCCACCTGCccacttcaccagctgactccATTCTAACCCCATCCCCCTTACCTTCCATAGACTTCCCTTCAGTGACTCAATACTTCCCCCCCTCCTCAAAGCAACCCTCCTTCCCCACAATGCCCACCCTCCATCCTGTCTATCCAACCAGAGAGGGGGTACCAAGGACTAAGCAGCCTCTGGACCCCCGCAGGGAAACCCTGCAGGTCACCTTTGCCATACTCAATGGCTCAGCTATCCATGTCAGCTGGGTGGCAGCCTTCCCAGTCACTGCCTACAAGGTGACCTGGGCCAGGATGGGGCCCAGTCTGACAGGTGACACCGTCAGAGAGAGGATGGTGGGTGGGGAGCATCGGGGTATTCGACTGGCTAACCTTGAGCCAAAGTCCACCTATCGGATCTGTGTCATTCCCTTGGATGCATTCAATAACTATCGGCCCAAAGATGACACTGTGTGCACGGAGGCTACCACCACGGCAGCCTCTTTCAGCCCTGACAACAAGAGACCATCAGGACCTGAGCAGGCCACGCAGCAAGACCCCAGCTCGCCTTTCTTGCTAGCAGGGCTGATTGGGGGGGCTGTTATTGTGGTGCTGGTCGTACTACTCAGTATTTTCTGCTGGCACATGCACAAGAAGGGACGTTCCAAGTCCTCCACCAAGTGGAAATATAATCGGGGTCGGAGAAAAGATGACTACTGCGAAGCAGGCACCAAGAAGGATAATTCCATCTTGGAAATGACTGAGACCAGCTTCCAGATAGTCTCACTCAACAATGAGCAGCTCCTCAAGGGAGATTTCCGTATTCAGCCTATTTACACCCCTAATGGGGGCATCGGCTTCCGAGACTGCCCCCTGGGGAACAACAGCACAGTCTACTGCAAGAACAATGTTCAGGATGCAGAGTTTGTCGCACATGATGGTTTTGGAAAGCATCAGGAGCCTTTGTATTGA